A window of uncultured Gellertiella sp. genomic DNA:
CGACCGCGACAGGATCGTCCACACCACGGCCTTTCGCCGCCTGAAGCACAAGACACAGGTCTTCATCGGTCCGGATGGCGATCACTATCGCACGCGCCTGACCCACACGATTGAAGTCGCCCAGATCGCCCGGGCGCTGGCCCGCGCCCTGAAGCTGGACGAGGATCTCGCCGAAGGCGTGGCGCTGGTGCATGATTTCGGCCACACGCCTTTCGGCCATACCGGTGAGGATGCGCTGCACGAGATGCTGCTGCCCTTCGGCGGTTTCGACCACAATGCCCAGTCGCTGCGCATCGTCACCAAGCTTGAACGCCGTTATGCGGAATTTGACGGTCTCAATCTCACCTGGGAGAGCCTTGAGGGGCTGGTCAAGCACAATGGCCCGCTGATGACCCGCGACGGCACGGGCATCCGCGGCCCGGTCCCGCAGCCGATTCTCGACTATTGTCAGCTGCATGATCTCGAAATCGACAGCTATGCGAGTCTCGAAGCGCAGGTGGCGGCGATTGCCGATGATATCGCCTATAATACCCATGATATCGATGACGGGCTGCGTTCGGGTTATTTGCAGTTCGAGATGCTGGAGGACATTCCCTTCCTCGCGGGCCTGATGGCCGAGGTGCGGGGGCGCTATCCGGATCTGGAGGCAAACCGCTTCACCCATGAAATCATGCGCCGCCAGATCACCCGCATGGTGGAGGACGTGATTTCCGTGGCGCAGCAGCGCCTGTCGCAGCTTGCGCCGGGTTCAGCCCAGGATATCCGCAATGCCGATCAGGTGACGGCCACCTTCTCGCCGGAGATGGCCGAGACCGACCGGCAGATCAAGGCGTTGCTGTTCAGGCGCATCTATCGCCATCCCGAGATCATGCGGGTGAGGGCCGCTGCCGCCCGGATCGTCACCGACCTGTTCAAGGCCTACATGAACGACCCCGCCCTGATGGAAAGCCATTACTGGGTCGATCATATCGCCGGACTTTCCGATGGCGCAAAGGCCCGCCATGTCGGCGATTTCCTGGCGGGAATGACCGACACTTTCGCGGTTTCAGCCCACAAGCGGTTGTTTGACCATACTCCCGAATTGCGCTAGGCAGCGGCGAATAATGCGACACCTGCCGGTGGCGCACGACACTCCTGTGCGTGGATGATTGACATGAACCTGTTCGCAGACTTCGAATACAGAATTAAGAGCGCTCTTGAAACCCTTGATATCGTCAAGGAAAAGCGATCTGAACTGGATTTCGGCCGCATCAATGCGGAGCCGCCGCGCGACAGCGCGCACGGCGATGTCGCGACCAATGCGGCGATGGTTCTGTCAAAGCCTCTGGTCACCAATCCCCGGGCTCTCGCCGACATGCTGGCCGCAATCCTCAAGGAGGATGCCGATATCAGCGATGTCTCGGTGGCCGGTCCTGGCTTCATCAATATCCGCCTCTCCACCGCCTACTGGCAGCGGCTCGTCTCGCGGATGATTTCGGAGGGCATCGATTATGGCCGCTCCCCTGTCGGCAAGGGCCGCAAGGTCAATGTCGAATATGTCTCGGCCAATCCGACCGGACCGATGCATGTCGGCCATTGCCGGGGTGCGGTAATCGGCGATGCGCTGGCCAACCTCATGGGCTTTGCCGGCTATGAGGTCACCAAGGAATATTACATCAACGACGCCGGCTCGCAGATCGACGTGCTCGCCCGCTCCGCCTTCCTGCGTTACCGCGAGGCGCTCGGCGAAGCGATCGGCGAGATCCCGTCGGGGCTCTATCCCGGCGATTATCTCGTGCCGGTCGGCAAGGCGCTCAGCGACGAATTCGGCATCAAGCTGCGGGCCATGCCCGAGGACCAGTGGATGCCGCTGGTCAAGGAACGGGTGATCGCCGCGATGATGGTGATGATCCGGGAAGACCTGAAGGCGCTGAATGTCGTCCACGACGTGTTCTTTTCCGAGCGCAGCCTGCATGCAAACGGCGGTGCCGCGATCCGCACCGCGATCAACGACCTGACCTTCAAGGGCCATGTCTACAAGGGCACGCTGCCGCCGCCGAAGGGCGAGGTGTCCGAAGACTGGGAAGATCGCGAGCAGGTGCTGTTCCGCTCCACCGAGGTCGGCGATGACATGGATCGGGCGCTGATCAAGTCGGATGGCAGCTACACCTATTTTGCCGCCGACGTCGCCTATTTCAGGGACAAGTATGAGCGTGGCTTCAACGAAATGATCTTCGTGCTGGGCGCCGATCACGGCGGCTATGTCAAGCGGCTGGAGGCGGTCGCCAAGGCCGTGTCGGAAGGCGAGGCCAGGCTGACGGTGCTGCTCTGCCAGCTGGTCAAGCTTTACCGCAATGGCGAACCGGTGAAGATGTCGAAACGCTCCGGCGATTTCGTCACGCTGCGGGAAGTGGTGGACGAGGTCGGACGTGATCCCGTCCGTTTCATGATGCTTTACCGCAAGAGCTCCGAACCGCTCGATTTCGACTTTGCCAAGGTGACGGAACAGTCGAAGGACAATCCGGTTTTCTACGTGCAATATGCCCATGCCCGCTGCATGTCGGTGTTCCGGCAGGCGAGGGAAGCCTTCGCCGACCTTGAAACTGATTCGAAAATTCTTGCCGAGTCGGTATTTGGACGGCTGGAGGACGCCAGCGAGATGCAGCTGATCGCCAAACTGGCAGAATATCCGCGGGTAATCGAGCAGTCTGCACTGGCCCAGGAGCCCCATAGACTGGCTTTTTATCTGTATGATCTGGCCAGCGCCTTCCACGCGCACTGGAATAAAGGTAAAGATCAACCAGAGTTACGGTTTGTTAACGATAAAAACCGAGAATTGAGCATTGCCAGACTAGGGCTGGTGTACGCCGTCGCTTCCGTTCTTAAGTCGGGCCTGTCCATTGTTGGGGCAGAAGCCAGGGAAGAGATGCGCTAGCGCCACCATTTTCCCACAATGCACTGGCAATGTATCTCGTTGACAGTTGTGAGTGGATCGCATGGCGGAAAAACAGTTTGCACTCGGCGGCACCAGAAGCGCCAGCTACCTTGAAGAGGATGATCCTCTGGCGGAGCTGGCGAGGATCGTCGGTTTTCAGGCTGAGCCTGTCCTGCCTGCGGAGGCGGCGGTGTCTTCCTCCCGCCCGGACCCTGTCCTGTCCGAATTTCCAGCCGGCGCAGTTGCCCCGGCTCCCGCCGCCAGCAATCCGGTTGCCGATCTCGAGGACGAGTTGCTGCGTGCCTTCGAAACCTACGAAGCACCAAGGGCAGAGCCTGAAGCCATGGTGGCACCAATCGCGTTGCAGACGGTGTCCATCCCTGCAGTAGCGGCAGATGTGCCCGTGGCGGTGTCTGCCCCCGATGAGGACGACGATCCGTTCGGTGCCCTGGCCGCCATCGTCGCGTCGAGCGTCGGCGGTGACATGGGCATCCGCAGGGAGCCTCCGGTTGCTGTTGCGAGCGCTGCGGCTGCCGTAGAGGCACCGGTTTTTGCCGTCGATACGCTTGAAGCCGAACTGATTGAATCCCTGGATGAAGCCGCCCTGGCCGTGGTGCCCGAGCCGCAGCAGCCGCGCCCTTCAGCGCCGCGCAGCCTGTCAAGGACCGTTGTGACCGCCACGGCGGCGGCGCCAGGTCCGGGCGAGCCCGGTTTCCGCATGCCCCTTGCCAATTTCCAGCAGCGGCGGATCGAGCCGCCGGGCGTAGTGGAGCCAGCTGTCGAAGCGGCGGCTGCAGATCGTGGCCTGGTCGATGCAATTGCCCCTTCGGATGCTGTCGACATCGCCTGGGATCTGCCGGGCATCGAGCCTGAGGCCACCTCGGCCGATTCCATGGATGCCCTGCTTGACGGGGTGTCGCGCTATGACCTGCCGAAGCCTGTTGCCGCCGCACCGCTGCGCATCGAGCCGGCCTTTGATGCAGCCCTTGCCGCGATTTCAGGCGTGGCGGCCCGCATTGACACGCCGGTCGAACCTGCGGTGCTACATTCGGTTGCAGCAAGTGCGGAGCAGGTTCCGTCTGCTGAACTGGATGATCTGTTTTCCGCCGGTGATTTTGAACTCGACATCAGCGATATCGAGCAACAGCTGGCAGATATCTCCTTTGATGACGAGCCCGTTGTCTTGGAACCGGTTGCCATCGATGTTGCCTCTGGCGCGCCGGGGGCAGGCTTGATCGACAGCGCCCTCGCGCCGGAAGAGTTCGCTCCGGCACCCGCAGTGTTTTCCGTGCAGAACGAGCGGGTGAAAGCCCCACCCGTGTCGCGAATTGCGGACACGGAGCCGGCCGCACCGGCCCCGCCTGTCCAGGCATCCTATGTCGCTCCGATGTTTGCCGCTTCGCCTGTTGGCGAACAGGCTGGCACAAGCGGGCAGGAGTTTGATCCCACGCTGTTCGGCGAGACGGAAGAAACCGTCGAAGCGCTGGGCAATCTCGATGTTCCGGAACTCCATGTTCCCGAGCCGGAGGAGCCTGCCGTGGTTGTTCCTGATTATGATCTCG
This region includes:
- a CDS encoding deoxyguanosinetriphosphate triphosphohydrolase produces the protein MSIDRRVLGFGGSERAVYAADPWTTRGRLFPEPSSPTRSEFQRDRDRIVHTTAFRRLKHKTQVFIGPDGDHYRTRLTHTIEVAQIARALARALKLDEDLAEGVALVHDFGHTPFGHTGEDALHEMLLPFGGFDHNAQSLRIVTKLERRYAEFDGLNLTWESLEGLVKHNGPLMTRDGTGIRGPVPQPILDYCQLHDLEIDSYASLEAQVAAIADDIAYNTHDIDDGLRSGYLQFEMLEDIPFLAGLMAEVRGRYPDLEANRFTHEIMRRQITRMVEDVISVAQQRLSQLAPGSAQDIRNADQVTATFSPEMAETDRQIKALLFRRIYRHPEIMRVRAAAARIVTDLFKAYMNDPALMESHYWVDHIAGLSDGAKARHVGDFLAGMTDTFAVSAHKRLFDHTPELR
- the argS gene encoding arginine--tRNA ligase gives rise to the protein MNLFADFEYRIKSALETLDIVKEKRSELDFGRINAEPPRDSAHGDVATNAAMVLSKPLVTNPRALADMLAAILKEDADISDVSVAGPGFINIRLSTAYWQRLVSRMISEGIDYGRSPVGKGRKVNVEYVSANPTGPMHVGHCRGAVIGDALANLMGFAGYEVTKEYYINDAGSQIDVLARSAFLRYREALGEAIGEIPSGLYPGDYLVPVGKALSDEFGIKLRAMPEDQWMPLVKERVIAAMMVMIREDLKALNVVHDVFFSERSLHANGGAAIRTAINDLTFKGHVYKGTLPPPKGEVSEDWEDREQVLFRSTEVGDDMDRALIKSDGSYTYFAADVAYFRDKYERGFNEMIFVLGADHGGYVKRLEAVAKAVSEGEARLTVLLCQLVKLYRNGEPVKMSKRSGDFVTLREVVDEVGRDPVRFMMLYRKSSEPLDFDFAKVTEQSKDNPVFYVQYAHARCMSVFRQAREAFADLETDSKILAESVFGRLEDASEMQLIAKLAEYPRVIEQSALAQEPHRLAFYLYDLASAFHAHWNKGKDQPELRFVNDKNRELSIARLGLVYAVASVLKSGLSIVGAEAREEMR